DNA sequence from the Amycolatopsis sp. Hca4 genome:
GTCGCGGCCGTCCTCGTCCTGGTAGACGACCCACGGCACGACGCCGTTGCGGCGCCGGTGACCGGCCAGGTCGAGCCGGTGCGGGGGCAGGATGCTCATCGCGGGCCTCCCAGGGCAGCGAACTCGCGGACGTGGGCCGCGCGGTAGCCGACGGCGCCGAGCACGGCCAGCAGACACAGCACGTCGAGCGCGGCGATCCAGCCGTACGCGGAGTCGTTTTCGGCCATGCCGAAGCCGTGGACCAGTGCGACCGGCCAGCACAGGTAAGCCAGCCAGTGCACGGCGCGCCAAGCCCGCGCCGGCAGCCGGGTGCGCACGAGGCTGGTGACGACGATCGCGAGCAGCAGGTCGACCGCGACGGCGCCGAGCCCGACCCACAGCGGCCGGTAGTCCGAGCCGAACGGGACGACGACGTCGAGCCAGCCGAGCGGCACGTACCCGTCGAGGACGGCCGACGCGATGTGCGCGGCGAGGAAGGCCAGGCTGGTCAGCGCGAGGTTCCGGTGCACGGCGGCGACGGCGAACCGCGGCCACTCGCGGGTGGCGAACCGCCCGGCGCCGAGCGCGCCGAGGACGACGACGCCGGTGAACAGCACCAGCGAGACGAGCCCGGTGGCGCGGCTGAAGTACCAGATCATGCTGCTTGCCTTTCGCCGGGCCAGCCGGGCGTTGTGACGACGTCGCCGTCGACGCCGACCAGCCGCGCGGGCAGGTGCCTCTGTTCGAGCCAGCCGGGCGCGTCGGCGCCGAGGACGATCGCGGCGGTGCTCGCCGTGTTGGCGTCCACAGTGGACTTGGCGGCGACGGTGACGGTGCGCCAGCGCGGGCCGGGAACGTCGCCGGTGCGCGGGTCGACGATGTGGTGCACGGTCCGGCCGCCGTGGTGCCACCGCCGCCGCGTGGTGCCGGAGGTGGCGAGCGCACCATCCCGGTGCAGGGCGACGGTGGTGTCCGGCCGCGCGACGGCCGCGGCGTGGTCATCGCCGAGCGCGATCTGCCAGCCACCGCGCGGCGGGGGTCCGGCGGCGCGCAGATCACCGCCGAGGTTCACGAGAACCCCGCAGCCGACGGCGCCGTGGATCCGCCGCGCGGCCCGATCGGCGGCAAGGGCCTTGGCGGTCGCGCCGAGGTCGAGGTGCACGCCCCGCGGGAGGACGACGAGCCGCCGGCCGGGATCGAAGAGGACGCGGTGCCAGCCCGGAGCGGGAACGGCGGCGGTGTCCCGATCACCGGCACCCCCCGTGTCCCGATCACCGGCCAGGCAGGCGAAATCACGGTCGTACCCCAGCGCGCGCACCGCCGCCCCCACCGTCGGGTCGACCAATCCCTCCGTCAGCCGGGCCGCGCGCAGGGCCACCCCCAGCGCCTCCGCCAGCAGCGGCCCCACCCGCACCTGCCTTCCCGCCGTCGAGTGCAGCCGCGAAATCTCCGAATCCGCCCGGAACCGGCTGCACGCCGCGTCGATCGCGGCCAGCTCCGAACGCAGCAGCGCGGCCGCCTCCCCCAGCCGGGTGGAATCCGTCACCACCAGCTCCGCCGTCGTGCCCAGCGCCGGGAACGCCGCGGTCACGACGCACCCGATCCGGTGTGCGCCTGGCCGGAACCACTGCCCAGCCCGCTGTCCGGCGCCTGCAACCGATCCGGTGACCCGGTCGAATCAGTGCCGGTCGAATCGGACGAGGTCGAATCGGACGAGGTCGAATCGGACGAGGTCGAAGCCGCCGACAGGCCGAAGCCGATCGCGCCGACCGCGGCCGCGCCGAGCACCGCGGCGGCCGCCGTGGCCAGTGCGGCCTTGCGGCGGCCCTGCTCGCGGCGGGCCGGTCCGGGCGGGGTGGTGGGTTCCATGGCACCGAGTCTCGGCGCCGTTCCTTTGAACGAGCTGGGAACGACCTGTCAAACGCCTGGCGCCCCAACCAAAGGAGGTTGACACCGGAAAGCCATTCACCCACTCTTTCCGTTGTCCGCCGGAGGTTTCCTGGTGTTCACGTCCCGGACCACAGCACCTCACGATCCGGTCCCCTGCCGTGGGCACCATGAGGCGCCCGCCCACTCAGTGCTGGAGGACCCATGATCCGCAAGCGGATCTTCGCCGCGTTCGCCGCGGCCGCCCTGGTCACCGCCGGAGCCGTCACCGCGGCCACCGCCGGCGCCGAGCCCGCCGCCGTCCGGCCGACCGCCGCGGCCGTGCCGGCGTTCGACCACATCGTCCTCGTCATGTTCGAGAACAAGAAGTACTCCTCGATCAACGGCAGTTCCAGTGCGCCCTACTTCAACACCCTCGCCTCGCAGAGCGCGAAGTTCACCAGCTCCTTCGCGATCACGCACCCGAGCCAGCCCAACTACGTCGCCCTCTTCTCCGGGGCCACGCAGGGCGTCACCGACGACACCTGCCCCGCCAACCTCGGCGCGAAGGCCAACCTCGGCCGCCAGCTGATCGACGCGGGCAAGACCTTCAAGGGCTACTCCGAAGCCATGCCCTCGGACGGCTACACCGGCTGCTCCAGCGGCACCTACCGCCGCAAGCACAACAGCTGGGTCGACTTCTCGAACGTCCCCGCCGCGAGCAACGTCCGGTTCTCGAGCTTCCCGTCCGACTTCACCCAGCTCCCGACCGTCGCCTTCGTGACGCCGGATATGTGCAACGACATGCACGACTGCAGCATCGGCACCGGCGACACCTGGCTGAAGAAGAACCTCGACGCCTACGCCCAGTGGGCCAAGACGCACAACAGCCTGCTGATCACCACCTTCGACGAGGACAGCAACACCTCGGTCAACCAGATCTTCACCACCTTCACCGGCGCGAACGTCAAGGTCGGCAGCTACAGCGAAACGATCAACCACTACACCGTGCTGCGCACCATCGAGGCGGCCTACGGCCTGCCCGGCATCGGCAACGCCGCGAGCAAGTCGCCGATCCTCGACGTCTGGCAGTAATCGCGTGTACCTGTCCACCATCGGCCGCCGAGAGCATGCTGGGACGGTGTCCCGGCGCAAGCTCTCGGCGGTCGGCGCGAACGTCTTCGCGCTGGGTGCGGTCAGCCTGGTCACCGACGTGTCCTCGGAGATGGTCACCGCGGTCCTGCCGGTGTACCTGGTCCTCGGCCTGCACCTGAGCCCGGCCGCGTACGGCCTGGTCGACGGCCTCTACACCGGTGCGACGGCGGTGCTGCGGATCGCCGGCGGGTACGTCGCCGACCGGATCCGGCGGCGCAAGGTCGTGGCCGGCGCCGGCTACGCGCTGTCCGCGGTGATGAAGCTCGGCCTGCTCGTGGCCGGGTCGTCGGCGGCCGCGATCGGCGCGGTGATCACCCTCGACCGCGCCGGCAAGGGCCTGCGCACGGCGCCGCGGGACGCGCTGATCACGTTGTCGGCCCCCGAACCGCTGCTCGGCCGCGCCTTCGGCGTGCACCGCGCGATGGACAGCGTGGGCGCGTTCGCCGGGCCGCTGGTCGCGCTCGCCGTGCTGGCCGCGGTCGGCGCGGCGAACCCCGAGGCCTTCGACGCGGTGTTCGTCGTCAGCTTCTGCATCGCCGCGATCGGCGTGCTGCTCCTGGTGCTGTTCGTCCGCGACCGCCGGACGCCGAAGGCCGCCGGGACACCGGTTTCGCCGCGCGCGGCGGCGGCGTTGCTGCGCGGGCACGGGGTGCGGCGGCTGCTGGTGGCCGCCTGCGTGCTCGGGCTGGCCACGGTCGGCGACGGGTTCGTCTACCTGCTGCTGCAGCACAAGGAGGACATCGCCACCGGCTGGTTCCCGCTGCTCGCGGTGGGCACGAACCTCAGCTACCTGCTGCTCGCCGCGCCGCTGGGCGCGCTCGCCGACCGGATCGGACGGCTGCCGGTGGTGCTCGGCGGCTACGGCGCGCTCGCGCTGGTCTACCTGCTGCTGGCCGGCCCGGTGTCCGGCTGGCTGCTGTTCGTCCTCGCGCTCGCGCTGTACGGCGCGTTCTACGCGGCGACCGACGGTGTCCTGATGGCTCTCGCCGGCCCTCTGCTGCCGGAGTCGTTGCGCACCACGGGGATTTCCCTCGTCCAGACCGCGCAGGCGCTGGCCTACTTCGCCTCGTCCGTCCTGTTCGGACTCGCCTGGCAGTTCTGGGGCGCGGACCTCGCCATCGCCGTCGCCGCGGGCGGGGCGGTGGTCGCGATCGCCACGACGTTCGCGGTGCTGCGGAAGGCGAGGACGTGAAGACCCGCATCCTGATCGCGGTCGCCGGGGTGCTCGTGCTCGCCGGGGCCGCGGTCGCGTACGTCGGGTTCGCGAGCGCGCGCAGCCACGACGTCACCGCGACCGGCGCGGTCCGCCTGGACCCCGGGCCGCGGCTGCTGTTCCGCAGCACCGCCGACGCCGACCGCGGGCACGTCGCCACGGTGTCCGCCACCGATCCCGCCGGCCCGCGGACGGTGTCGCCGCTGTCGTGCGCGCGCGTGTACGCCGCCGGTGGCACCGGGCTCTGCCTGCGCCAGGACGGCGACCTGACCACCTACCAGCTGGCGGTGCTCGACGCCGGCCTGGCGGTGCAGCGGGAGCTCCCGCTGGTCGGGCTGCCCAACCGGGCGCGGGTTTCGGCGAGCGGCCGGATGCTCGCGTGGACGGTCTTCGTCACCGGCGACTCCTACAACGGCGGCATGTTCTCCACCCGCGCCGGCATCCTCGACACGGCGACGGGCGACCTCGCGGGCACGCTGGAGGATTACGCGGTGACCCGCGACGGCAAGCCGTACCAGGCGGCCGACCTCAACTTCTGGGGCGTGACGTTCACCGCCGACGACCGCCACTTCTACGCGACGATGTCGACGGCGGGCCACCGCTACCTGGTCGCGGGCGACTTCGCCGCGCACACGGTCCGCACGCTGCGCGAGAACGTCGAGTGCCCGTCGCTGTCCCCGGACGGGACGCGGGTGGCGTTCAAGTCCGCTGTGGACGGTGACCCGGCGCGGGGGTGGCGGTTGTCGGTGCTCGACCTGGCGACGGCGAAGGTGACGCCGCTGGCCGAGACCCGCAGCGTCGACGACCAGCCGGCCTGGCTCGACGGCCGCACGATCGGCTACGGCCTGCCCCGCGGCCCGGGCCACGCGGACGTCTGGTCGGTCCCGGCCGACGGCTCGGGCCCGCCCCGGCTGCTGATCCCGGACGCGGAGTCCCCGGCCGCCCTGTGATCACTACGGTGCCGGTATGTCCTTCTTCGCGGTACACCACAACGGGCGGCCGGCCACGGCCGAGGAGCTGGCCCCGCTCGCGTTCGCGGGCTACGCGCACTTCACCGCCGTGCAGGTGCGCGATGGCCGGGTCCGCGGCCTCGACCTGCACCTGGACCGGCTGCGGACGGCGTCGGCCGAGCTGTTCGGCCGGACCCTGCCCGACGACCGGGTGCGGTCGTACCTGCGGTCGGCGCTGGCCGCCGGGCCCGCCGACGTCTCCCTGACCGCGACGGTGTTCTCACCGGCCGGGGAGGAACCGGAGGTGCTGGTCCGCACCGGTCCCCCGGCCACCGCGCCGTCCGGGCCGCTCACGCTGGCGATCACGGAGTACGAACGGTTCCTCCCGGAGGTGAAGCACGTCGGCGAGGTGGCCAAGACCTACCTGCACCGGCAGGCGCTCGCCCAGGACGTCGACGACGCGGCGTTCGTCGACCGCCGGGGCCGGTTCACCGAGGCCACCATCTGGAACCTGGCCTTCTGGGACGGCACCGCGGTGGTGTGGCCCGACGCCCCGATGCTGCGCGGGACGACGATGGGCATCGTGGCCCGCCAGCTCGACCGCCTCGGCGTGCCCCAGCGCGCCGAGGAGCTGACCGAGGCCGACCTGCCGGGCCTGGCCGGGGCCGTGGTGATGAACTCGTGGACACCGGGCGTGGCCGTGCGGCGGCTCGGGACCGTGGCGTGGCCGGCGGCACCGCCCTTCGTGGACCTGCTGCACCGGGCGTACGAGGCGGAGCCGCCGACCGCGCCTTGAAACGTGTCCTCAGTGCCATCGGCGGGTCCGCCTCATCGCGCTGGGCCGTTCAGTGTCCGGTGGAGTAGATGTTGATGAGGTTGCCGTCGGGGTCGCGCAGGAGCATCGACCGGTTACCCCATGGCTGGTCGGTGGGTTCCTGAACCCACGCGGTGACCTGGTCGCCCAGCCGGGCGCGTTCGGCGTCGACGTCGTCGACCTCGAACTCGAGGATGGCGGACCGGTTGGCGGCCGCCACGGCGGCGTTGTTGTTGAAACGCTTGACCGCCGCGCTGTCGGCCAGCGCGACGATGCCGCCTTCGGTGTGCAGTTCGGCGTAGTCGCCGGACCCGTAGGGGGTCACCGGCTCGGTGTCCGTGAGCGTGGAGTAGAAAGCGGTCAGGGTGGGCAGGTCATCGGTGACGAGGCGTACTGAGGCGAACTTCACGGCGTTCTCCCGGCTGCTCCCGGCGAGCCGGACCGTCCGGCTCCACGAAACAGTACGGTACAGTACCGTACTGTTTCGTGGCGGAACAGGAACGGAGAGCACAACGTGGCCCGATCCGGGGACTTCGTCGACGTTCGAGTCCAGCGGTCCAAGACGGCGGTGCTCGCCCAGACCTACGAGTTGCTCTCGGCGGGCGGTATCGGCGGCGTCAGCATCGACGAGGTGTCGCGACGCTCGGGCGTCTCCAAGACCACGATCTACCGCCACTGGCCATCACGGGCCGCACTGCTGATCGAAGCGTGCTCGACGATCGGGTCGGCACCTCCGGTCCCCGACACGGGCAGCTTCGGCGGGGATCTCCTCGCCTTGGCCGAGGCGTTGGCCGAGCAGCTGCGCAGCGCCCGCTGGGCGGCGGTCCTGCCCTCCATCGTGGACGCCGCCGAGCGCGAGCCCGAACTGGCCGGGCTCCACGCGGATCTCCACGCCCGGTTGATGGCTCCGTTCGGTGTGGTGACCGAACGCGCGCGAGCTCGCGGTGAGCTGGCCGCGGACCGTGGGCCGGCCGACGTCACCGCCGCCGTCGCCGGCCCGCTGTTCTACCGCCGCTGGTTCTCCCGCGAACCGCTCGACGCCGCGTTCGTCACGCGCGTCGCCGAGGACGCCCTCGGCCATCTCGGCGTCTAGGGCATGCTCTCGACGCGGCCGTTGCTTTGTCCTTCGCCCACCGAAGCATGATCGACCTGGCCACCCTGCTCCTCCGGCTTTGCGGACACCCCTAGTCCAGCTTGCGCAGGCCGTCCAGGATCCGGCGCATCAGGTCCGTGTCCGGCGGCGCGAACGCGAACCGCGGCGCGAGCCCGGCCGCCGCCGGGGCCGGGGGTGGGAGGATGCCAGCCACCCGGCTCGGCAGGCGGGTCAGGGGTGGTTCGCGGCGGGTCTGGGCCGGGATCGGCAGGGTCGGGAGGGCGACGGTGCCGGCGTCGGCCAGCTTCCGGGCGGCCACCTCGCGGCGCAGGCGCGACTGGATCCCGGCCACGGTGAAGTCCGGCTCCGGGTCGGGAGCTTCCGGGGCGCGGCGCGGCCGCCGTTCCAGGCTGATCGCCCAGGCCGCCGCGGCGAACGCCGGCAACAGCACCCCGGCGACGATCGCGAGGCCCGGCAGGTCGACGGCCATCAGGCGGCCCCTGGCGCAGGTAGGAGCATGACGTTCACTTCCGGACGGACGGTTCTTCCGCAGCATGATCGACACCTGGATATTCGGGTTTAACGAATTTTCACGGACCCCGAACTCATCATGAATGACGGCCGACGCTCCCGCAAGCGGCCGAACGGGGACGACCGTCCGGCCGGTGAACTGCAGCTCAGAGCGGGTTTAGCGGCGGCTGGACCGCGCCCTTCACTCAGTAGTACGGCTGCGGGTTCGATCCGGTTCACCGCTTTTTTGTACGATTCGTGTACGGCTCGGCGGCAAACTGCGGAAATGCGCACCCAGACCTGGCTCGTGGCCGCCGCACTGGCCCTCACCGGGCTCGCCCCCGCCGCCCCCGCCCTCGCCGCGGACGGCAGCCCGCTCGAGAAGACGAACGGCTTCTACGTCGACCCGGACTCGAACCCGGCGGTGTGGGTCCGCGACCACCCGGGCGACAGCCTCGCCGGTCCGATCCGGACGTCGATCGCGACCAAGCCCACCGCCCGCTGGTTCGGCAACTGGAGCGGGGACATCCGGGCGGCGGTCGACTCCTACACCTACACCGCCGACCTCGCCGACAAGCTGCCCGTCCTGGTCGCCTACAACATCCCCGGCCGCGACTGCGGCGGCGAGTCGACCGGCGGCGCGGGCAGCCCGCAGGCCTACCGCGACTGGATCTCCGCGTTCGCCGACGGCATCGGCGGCAAGCCGGCCGTCGTGATCATCGAGCCGGACGCGCTGGCCCAGCTCGACTGCCTGCCCGGTGACGCCCGCCAGACGCGCGTCGACCTGCTGAAGTTCGCCGCGACGCAGTTCGCGCAGAAGGCACCGAACACCTGGGCCTACCTGGACGGCGGCAACGCCACCTGGATCCCGGCCGCGACGATGGCCGCGCGCCTGCAGCAGGTGGGCGTGCAGTCCGTCCACGGCTTCGCGCTCAACGTGTCCAACTTCGCCACCACGGCCGAGTCGACGGCCTACGGCAAGGCCGTCGGCTCGGCACTGGGTTACCCGGCCCCCTTCGTGGTCGACACCAGCCGCAACGGCGCCGGCCACGGCACGGACTCCGAGTGGTGCAACCCGCCGAAGCGCAAGCTGGGTGCGACGTCCCAGCTCGGCGGCGGCCCGGAGATGCAGCTGTGGATCAAGGTCCCCGGCGACTCCGACGGCAGCTGCGGCTACGGCTCGGGCATCCCGGCGGGGACGTTCAGCCCGGTGCTGGCCGGCCACCTGATCAAGGGCGACTGACCAGGTCGCACGCCTTCGCCAGCTCCGACGGCGTCGCACCGGCGGGGCGGGCGATCGTCGCCGAGGCCGGGGGACGCACCCCGCGCAGCCACCCGCCGAGGGCGTCGAACGCGGTGCGGAAGCACGGGCCCAGCGGGCGCAGCCGGTCCGGGTAGGCGTCCACGAGCCCGTCGACGTGGTTGCCGCCCTCGATCCGGTAGTAGCGGTGCAGCGCGCCGCGGCCCGAATCGCGGATCATCCGGTCGTAGACGTCGGAGTCGCGCGTGATCGGCAGCAGCGTGTCCAAGGTGCCGTGCAGTGTCAGCAGCGGCTTGCCGATCCGCCCGGTCAGCGAAATCCGCTCGACCGCCCGCGCCACCGAAGGCGGCCGGGACGCATACGCGTAGTCCGCGTCGCAGGACGGCGTTCCCGAAGCGCAGAACGGCACCCCCGCTTGCCCGGCGCCGTCGAACGACGGGTCGACCTCTTCGCGGTAGATCCGCTGGGTCAGGTCCCAGTAGACACGGTAGTGGTAGTCCCACAGGAACTCCGAGCCCGGCGCGAACCCGGCGTCCACAATGGACTGGTGGGCCGCCTCCGAGCCGGCGGCGTACGCCGGGTACGCGCGCAGGGCCGGCGGGAGGAACGTCAGCAGGTTCGGCCCGTCGGCCCGCCACAGCGTCCCTTCCCAGTCGACACCGCCGTCGTAGAGCCACGGCCGGTTCTCCAGCTGCCACCGCACGAGGTACCCGCCGTTGGAGAGCCCGGCGGCGAGCGTCTTCGCGACCGGACGGCCGTAGTGCCGGGCCGCGGCCGAACGCGCGGCGAGCGTCAGCTGCGTGACACGGGAATTCCACTCCGCCAGCGCGTCTCCCGGGCGGACGCCGTCGGTGAAGAACTCCGCGCCGGTGTTGCCCTTGTCGGTGGCGGCGAACGCGTAGCCCTCGGCCAGTGCCTGGTCGCCGATGGCCCGGTCGTTCGCGTACTGGCGCCGGACGCCGGGCGCGCCGGAAACGACCAGGCCGCCGTTCCACCGGTCCGGCAGGCGCAGCACGAACTGCGCGTCGTGGTTCCAGCCGTGGTTGGTGTTCGCCGTCGAGGAGTCCGGGAAGTACCCGTCGACCTGCACGCCGGGGACGGCGCCGAAGGTGGGCAGGCCCGCCGACGTCAGCCCGGCCCAGTCCGCCTGGACGGTGTGCCCGGACGCGAGCGTCCCGGTCGTGGTCAGGTCGTCCAGGCAGGCGGCCACGGACAGCTCGGCGCCGGGCACCCGCACCGAGCAGCCCCCGCCCGCGGCGGACGCCGACGCCGGCAGCGCTGCCGTGAGCGCTCCCGCCAGAACCCAAGCCAGCCAACCCCGCACGGTTCACCTCCGGTCGTCGATGACCACCCCAGCCAAGCGGGTGCCGTGCGGGGGAGCCATCCCGCCGGTCACCATGAATCGGCGAGCCGATGTGGTGGACGGCCACATGGTCTCCGGCCGCGCGGCCGTCTTAACGTCACTGGGGACCCTCTCAACGACGAGAAGGAACTCACCATGCGCAAGCTCGCGTTCGCCGGTCTCGCCGCGATCACCGCCGCCGTGCTCACCACGGTCGGGGTGGCCGCCGCCGATCCGCCGCCGTCGTCCCTCGTCCAGATCTCCTCCTTCGGCGCCAATCCCGGCAACCTGGCCATGTACACCTACACCCCGGCCGGGCTGGGGACGGGCCGTCCGGTGGTCGTCGCGCTGCACGGCTGCACGCAGAGCGCCGCCGACTACTACGCCCACTCCGGCTGGCCCGAGCTGGCCGACCGCTGGCGGTTCGAGGTCGTGTTCCCGCAGACGTCCACGGCGAACAACTCGCTGAAGTGCTTCACCTGGTTCGATCCCGCCGACGACACGCGCGGCAACGGCGAAGCGGCGTCGATCCGGTCCATGGTGGACAAGGCGGTCGCCGACCACGGCTCGGACAACTCACGCGTGTTCGTCACGGGGTTGTCGGCGGGCGGCGGGATGGCGGCCGACTTGCTCGCCGCGTACCCGGACGTCTTCGCGGGCGGCGGCATCAACGCGGGCCTTCCGGCGCAGTGCGCCACGAGCCTCACGCAGGCGTCGGGCTGCCAGCAGAACGACCAGCGCCTGACCCCGGCCCAGTGGGCGGCGAAGGTCACCGCGCAGAACCCCGGTTACGGCGGACCGTGGCCGCGCGTGGCGATCTGGCAGGGCACGGGTGACTACACGGTCTACCCGGTCAACGGCACGGAGCTGCGCGACCAGTGGACGGCGGTGCACGGCATCTCCCAGACACCGACGAGCACGCAGTCCCTCCCCGGCGGCACGACGTTGACGAACTACGGCGGCAAGGTCCAGCTGTATTCGATCGCGGGCATGGGCCACGGAACGGCGGTCGACCCGGGCACCGGAACAACGCAGTGCGGCAGCACGGGCGCGTACTTCCTGGCCGGCATCTGTTCCAGCTACTACACCGGAGTGTTCTTCGGGCTGGACGGCGGATCGGGCACCCCGACGACTACCCCGACAACTGTGCCGACGACGACCAGCACGCCGGCGGGCACGTGCGTGAGCGCCAGCAACTACGCCCACACGCAGGCGGGCCGCGCCCACCAGAGCGGCGGCCAGACGTACGCGAACGGCTCGAACCAGGCGATGGGGCTGTGGAACACGTTCACCGTGCACGCGCTGCGGGAGACGTCCCCGGGGTACTGGGTCCTCGCCGACGGGCAGTGTCAGGCCAGAACTCGCTTGTCGTTCGAGATCAGGACAGGCATCCTCGACCGGTGGAGTGGACCGACGACCTGACTGTGCGCGTGGCCCGTGGAACTTCGATGGGAGGCCTTGTCTCGTACCTGCGAGCGGCGCCCGCGCAGGGGGTGTCCCGTCGCGACGTCCTTGCCGTCTTGACCGAACGGTTCGCGCTGCCGTTCGATGATGCGCGGCTCGCCATGGACCGCGTCGCGGGCGGAGCTGTCCGTGCTGCGTCCGGCAATCCCGCCAACGAGCCGGATCCCGTCAAGGACCCGCTGGCCTGGCTGTCCTACCGCCTCGAGCTCGGCCTCCCCGTTGACGACGATGCATCCGGGCCGTCTGTGGAAGAGCAGGCGGCCGCGGAGGCACTCCTGGAGCGAGCGCGCCGTGGCGAGCCCACGCACGGCACGGAGGACGTCGCCGTGGCGCTCGAGGTCGCACGCTCGGCCGTCGCGTCCCAGGAGCCGGACAGCACACGCTTCCACCTCCTCATCGAAGCGGCGACGTCCCTATCGGTCGCGGCCGAAGCGTGCATCGCCCGGTTGGGGCAGCTGCCCTGTGCCCCGGAGGGATCCCAGGAATGGGTCGACGGTGTCGCACTCGCCGCGGCCGCCCGTCAGGTCACCGCGAAGTTCGCTGCCCAGCCCGATCCGCAGCTCGAAGAGCAGGGCCTCGGACTGGTGGGACGCATCGTCACCCGCCTGCTGGGCCAGTGCCACGCCTTCGTCGGCCGAGCGATGATCGAGTCGGCCCGCTGCACCCGGCGCAACGGCGATCCCGACCGGGCCGCCGATCACGCCGAGGCGGTACTCGCCGACTTCCAGGTCCTGCTCGATGAGTTCGAGGTCGACGCTCCGTTCGACGAGCACGTCATCGCCCTCGAGTACCTGTTGGCCGCCGTCGAGCTCATCATCGAGGTGCGAGGCGGTTCCCCCGAACTCGACGCCCTGCGCGACCGGACCCGGCTCGTGCTCGGCCGCTCATCGACGGACTGAGCCAGAAGCGAGGTGAGCTGCAAGTTCCGGCCTGTCCGAGGCGTACGGTCCCGATCCGCCCCGCGCCGGGGGGCTCCGCCACCCGGACCCCGCAAGACAGGCAGTGCTAGAGGAAGATCGGCATCGGGTTGAGGTCTTCGTAGGCGGTCGGCTCGGCCAGGCGGCCGAGCCGCACCGGCACGTCGTAGAGCCGGCCGGGTGCGAACCGCGCCCAGAAGCCACGCAGGCCGGGGACGATCACCTTGACCACGGGCAGGCCGATGTCGGGCCGCGTCTGGTCGAGCACGAACACCTCCAGCCCGGCCGCCTCGAGCCGGGCCTGCACCAGCCGGATGTCCGCCACCAGGTCGGGGGCGGAGAGGTCGTCGCCGGGACCCGCCGCGGGGCGCGCCGGGTCAGGCAGCAGGTACGGCTCCGTGGCCACGGTCGCTTCCCGAAGCCAGCGCGCCGCGTCCGGGTCGTCGTCCCCGTCCCAGCCACCGAGGACGGCGGGCATCATCTGGTTCAGCTCGGTCAGCGCGCGCCTCAGCGCGACGGCCGGGTCGAGGTGCGCGCCGAACCCCATCATGATCGCCTCGGTGGGTCCGGTGGTCCGCCGGGACAGCGCGGCGTACACGGGCACCCCGAGGTCGGAGGTGACGTCCAGCACCCAGACCTCCCGGTCGAGACCGGCGTACACCGCGCGCAGCTCGGTGATCCACGGGTCGCCGAAGGCGTCGAGGTCGACCCCGGGTTGCCGGGTGCGGTTGTACCACCAAAGCGCGACGGCGTCGCGTTCCACGACCTCCAGCATCCCCTGCAGGGTGGCGTCCTCCAGGGTGCCGCCCGCGGCGTTGCCGTTGGAGTCGGCGAACAGGGACACCGGCCCCGGTTCGGCGGGCACGCCGAAGTACAGCATCGCGGTCGGGAACAGCCGGTGTTCGCCGCGGGTGAGCGACCACACCGGCGTCCAGTCCAGTTCCGCGTCCTCGTCGAAGGGGTCGCAGACGAACTGGAACGGGCCGTGGCGGGCGTTTTCACGCGCCCGGCCGGCGTACTGGCGGGTGTGGAAGAGCTGGCAGCTGTCGGGGTGCACCGCCTTGTCGCCCAGCGAGCGGAAACTGGCCCGGAACCGGTCCTCG
Encoded proteins:
- a CDS encoding MFS transporter; its protein translation is MSRRKLSAVGANVFALGAVSLVTDVSSEMVTAVLPVYLVLGLHLSPAAYGLVDGLYTGATAVLRIAGGYVADRIRRRKVVAGAGYALSAVMKLGLLVAGSSAAAIGAVITLDRAGKGLRTAPRDALITLSAPEPLLGRAFGVHRAMDSVGAFAGPLVALAVLAAVGAANPEAFDAVFVVSFCIAAIGVLLLVLFVRDRRTPKAAGTPVSPRAAAALLRGHGVRRLLVAACVLGLATVGDGFVYLLLQHKEDIATGWFPLLAVGTNLSYLLLAAPLGALADRIGRLPVVLGGYGALALVYLLLAGPVSGWLLFVLALALYGAFYAATDGVLMALAGPLLPESLRTTGISLVQTAQALAYFASSVLFGLAWQFWGADLAIAVAAGGAVVAIATTFAVLRKART
- a CDS encoding aminotransferase class IV family protein, translated to MSFFAVHHNGRPATAEELAPLAFAGYAHFTAVQVRDGRVRGLDLHLDRLRTASAELFGRTLPDDRVRSYLRSALAAGPADVSLTATVFSPAGEEPEVLVRTGPPATAPSGPLTLAITEYERFLPEVKHVGEVAKTYLHRQALAQDVDDAAFVDRRGRFTEATIWNLAFWDGTAVVWPDAPMLRGTTMGIVARQLDRLGVPQRAEELTEADLPGLAGAVVMNSWTPGVAVRRLGTVAWPAAPPFVDLLHRAYEAEPPTAP
- a CDS encoding VOC family protein; the protein is MKFASVRLVTDDLPTLTAFYSTLTDTEPVTPYGSGDYAELHTEGGIVALADSAAVKRFNNNAAVAAANRSAILEFEVDDVDAERARLGDQVTAWVQEPTDQPWGNRSMLLRDPDGNLINIYSTGH
- a CDS encoding ferric reductase-like transmembrane domain-containing protein, whose translation is MIWYFSRATGLVSLVLFTGVVVLGALGAGRFATREWPRFAVAAVHRNLALTSLAFLAAHIASAVLDGYVPLGWLDVVVPFGSDYRPLWVGLGAVAVDLLLAIVVTSLVRTRLPARAWRAVHWLAYLCWPVALVHGFGMAENDSAYGWIAALDVLCLLAVLGAVGYRAAHVREFAALGGPR
- a CDS encoding FAD:protein FMN transferase; protein product: MTAAFPALGTTAELVVTDSTRLGEAAALLRSELAAIDAACSRFRADSEISRLHSTAGRQVRVGPLLAEALGVALRAARLTEGLVDPTVGAAVRALGYDRDFACLAGDRDTGGAGDRDTAAVPAPGWHRVLFDPGRRLVVLPRGVHLDLGATAKALAADRAARRIHGAVGCGVLVNLGGDLRAAGPPPRGGWQIALGDDHAAAVARPDTTVALHRDGALATSGTTRRRWHHGGRTVHHIVDPRTGDVPGPRWRTVTVAAKSTVDANTASTAAIVLGADAPGWLEQRHLPARLVGVDGDVVTTPGWPGERQAA
- a CDS encoding alkaline phosphatase family protein, translated to MIRKRIFAAFAAAALVTAGAVTAATAGAEPAAVRPTAAAVPAFDHIVLVMFENKKYSSINGSSSAPYFNTLASQSAKFTSSFAITHPSQPNYVALFSGATQGVTDDTCPANLGAKANLGRQLIDAGKTFKGYSEAMPSDGYTGCSSGTYRRKHNSWVDFSNVPAASNVRFSSFPSDFTQLPTVAFVTPDMCNDMHDCSIGTGDTWLKKNLDAYAQWAKTHNSLLITTFDEDSNTSVNQIFTTFTGANVKVGSYSETINHYTVLRTIEAAYGLPGIGNAASKSPILDVWQ
- a CDS encoding PD40 domain-containing protein; the protein is MKTRILIAVAGVLVLAGAAVAYVGFASARSHDVTATGAVRLDPGPRLLFRSTADADRGHVATVSATDPAGPRTVSPLSCARVYAAGGTGLCLRQDGDLTTYQLAVLDAGLAVQRELPLVGLPNRARVSASGRMLAWTVFVTGDSYNGGMFSTRAGILDTATGDLAGTLEDYAVTRDGKPYQAADLNFWGVTFTADDRHFYATMSTAGHRYLVAGDFAAHTVRTLRENVECPSLSPDGTRVAFKSAVDGDPARGWRLSVLDLATAKVTPLAETRSVDDQPAWLDGRTIGYGLPRGPGHADVWSVPADGSGPPRLLIPDAESPAAL